The Litchfieldia alkalitelluris genome has a window encoding:
- a CDS encoding DUF2621 domain-containing protein, translating into MSNGLFLWSMVLWGFFLITLMAIGGFFMFRKFLKRLPKEDGKSDLDWQDYYLEKSIHLWTTEQKLLLEELVSPVPELFRDVARQKIAGKIGELALKEAANEITQDLIVRGYISATPKRDHKFLIKKLKEKEIDLSPYRQLLL; encoded by the coding sequence ATGTCAAATGGTTTGTTTTTATGGTCAATGGTGTTATGGGGATTTTTCCTTATAACTTTAATGGCAATCGGCGGATTCTTTATGTTTCGAAAGTTTCTTAAGAGGTTGCCAAAAGAAGATGGGAAATCAGATTTAGATTGGCAGGACTATTATCTAGAGAAATCCATTCATCTTTGGACAACAGAGCAAAAACTACTTCTTGAGGAGCTAGTAAGTCCAGTACCTGAATTATTTAGGGATGTTGCCAGACAAAAGATCGCAGGTAAAATTGGCGAATTAGCCCTAAAAGAAGCTGCTAACGAAATTACACAAGACCTTATTGTTAGGGGTTATATAAGTGCAACGCCAAAGCGTGACCATAAATTCCTAATAAAGAAACTAAAAGAAAAAGAAATTGATTTGTCACCCTATAGGCAGCTTCTCTTATGA
- a CDS encoding CcdC family protein: MVIATSILAFIMACLVTVVRVRAAKQPTSIKKIVLPPIFMSSGALMFLHPMFRISTLHVFEAVGVGILFSILLIKTSSFEVKDNEIYLKRSKAFIFILMGLLIIRIILKTILSSTIDIGELSGMFWVLAFGMIVPWRIGMLIKYRQLRSQLT; the protein is encoded by the coding sequence TTGGTAATTGCTACCTCTATACTTGCTTTTATTATGGCTTGTCTGGTTACAGTAGTGAGGGTGCGTGCCGCTAAACAACCTACAAGTATAAAGAAAATTGTACTACCCCCTATTTTTATGAGTTCAGGGGCTTTGATGTTTCTACACCCAATGTTTCGAATTTCTACACTACATGTATTCGAAGCTGTTGGTGTAGGGATACTATTTTCTATTCTTCTTATTAAAACATCTTCATTTGAGGTTAAAGACAATGAGATTTACTTAAAACGTTCGAAGGCATTTATTTTTATATTGATGGGTTTATTAATTATTCGGATTATCTTAAAAACAATCTTAAGTTCAACAATCGATATTGGTGAGTTAAGTGGAATGTTTTGGGTATTGGCATTTGGGATGATTGTGCCATGGAGAATAGGTATGTTGATTAAATATAGACAATTACGTAGTCAATTAACTTAG
- a CDS encoding response regulator, protein MPKILIVDDAKFMRVKLSNILKGANYEVVAEAENGREAVQLYHKYKPDLVTMDITMPEMNGITALREIIGEDPNAKIIMCSAMGQQKMIVESIEFGAKDFILKPFDDNRILEAIKRVLD, encoded by the coding sequence ATGCCGAAAATTCTTATAGTTGATGATGCAAAGTTTATGCGTGTGAAGTTATCGAATATTTTAAAAGGCGCCAACTATGAAGTAGTCGCAGAGGCTGAGAATGGAAGAGAAGCTGTTCAGCTTTATCATAAATATAAACCCGATTTAGTAACTATGGATATTACAATGCCTGAAATGAATGGAATTACTGCCTTGAGAGAAATTATTGGTGAGGATCCTAACGCCAAAATTATTATGTGTTCGGCTATGGGGCAACAAAAAATGATAGTTGAGTCAATTGAATTTGGTGCGAAGGATTTTATCTTAAAGCCATTTGATGATAATAGAATTTTAGAGGCAATAAAGAGGGTATTAGACTAA
- a CDS encoding cytochrome c biogenesis CcdA family protein yields the protein MTDINLLLAFGAGFLSFISPCCLPLYPAFLSYITGVSVGELKSDQAMLQKRSIIHTIFFLIGFSLIFIAIGFSASFIGGFFWDYKDLIRQLGAVLIIFFGLVIVGFLKPEFLMKERRVEFKHRPTGYIGSIFIGMAFAAGWTPCTGPILSSVILLAASNPSSAIIYMVAYVLGFAIPFFVLSFFIGRMQWIKRHSIKIMKIGGYIMIFMGIVLFFDWMTKITVYLTSLYGGFTGF from the coding sequence ATGACCGATATTAATCTTTTACTTGCATTTGGTGCTGGGTTTTTGTCATTTATATCCCCATGCTGTCTGCCTCTTTACCCTGCATTTTTGTCGTATATAACTGGGGTATCTGTAGGCGAACTTAAATCAGATCAAGCGATGCTTCAAAAAAGGAGCATCATTCATACAATCTTCTTTTTGATTGGGTTTTCACTTATTTTTATTGCAATTGGCTTTAGTGCCTCTTTTATAGGAGGTTTCTTTTGGGATTATAAAGACTTAATTAGACAACTTGGCGCAGTTTTAATTATCTTTTTTGGATTGGTAATCGTAGGCTTTCTTAAACCTGAATTTTTAATGAAGGAACGAAGAGTGGAATTTAAGCACCGACCTACTGGGTATATCGGTTCAATTTTTATTGGTATGGCTTTTGCAGCTGGGTGGACTCCATGTACTGGCCCTATTTTATCATCTGTTATATTATTGGCAGCTTCAAATCCAAGTTCTGCTATCATTTACATGGTTGCGTATGTACTAGGCTTTGCTATTCCATTCTTTGTTCTATCGTTTTTCATTGGGAGAATGCAGTGGATTAAAAGACATAGCATAAAAATAATGAAAATTGGTGGATATATTATGATTTTTATGGGTATTGTCTTGTTCTTTGATTGGATGACTAAAATTACTGTCTATTTAACCAGTCTATATGGCGGATTTACAGGTTTCTAA
- a CDS encoding Spo0E family sporulation regulatory protein-aspartic acid phosphatase translates to MSKEEMLSKIERKRAELIEIVSKNGISSTISIRFSQELDILLNQYNKYPSHTKTLSNQ, encoded by the coding sequence GTGTCTAAAGAGGAAATGCTATCGAAGATTGAACGGAAAAGGGCAGAGTTAATTGAAATTGTTTCGAAAAATGGGATAAGCTCAACAATATCAATAAGATTTAGTCAGGAATTAGATATACTGTTAAATCAATATAACAAGTATCCTTCACATACAAAAACTCTCTCAAATCAATGA
- a CDS encoding YneF family protein → MWLYVLVGVLALLAGVALGFFIARKYMMNYLKKNPPINEQMLKVMMMQMGMKPSQKKINQMLKAMNGQMGK, encoded by the coding sequence ATGTGGTTATATGTTCTAGTTGGTGTTCTGGCACTTCTCGCTGGGGTAGCATTAGGATTTTTCATCGCACGTAAATATATGATGAATTATTTAAAGAAAAATCCACCTATAAACGAGCAAATGCTTAAGGTAATGATGATGCAAATGGGAATGAAACCTTCTCAAAAGAAAATCAATCAAATGCTAAAAGCGATGAACGGACAGATGGGCAAGTAA
- the sirA gene encoding sporulation inhibitor of replication protein SirA, whose protein sequence is MRNYRIYLLEEEFATHYFGRESLLYQLFLDHAETTQVEYKTILEQQINFITRPIPNLKINQIISVALKKYKTYEQNKSSHFLKFQLPEGEAKLSISDRNLYLEAKGNLESETIFFELLRKYNPCFLAMDFEQNRYGWLNPIKERKFV, encoded by the coding sequence ATGAGAAATTATCGAATCTATTTACTTGAGGAAGAGTTTGCAACTCATTATTTTGGTAGAGAGTCCCTTTTATATCAATTGTTCTTAGATCATGCAGAAACAACTCAAGTTGAATACAAAACAATATTAGAACAACAAATTAACTTTATTACAAGACCTATACCTAACTTGAAAATCAATCAAATTATTAGTGTTGCATTAAAGAAGTATAAAACTTATGAACAAAATAAGAGTTCTCACTTTTTAAAGTTTCAATTACCTGAAGGTGAGGCGAAATTATCTATATCTGATAGAAACCTTTACTTAGAAGCAAAAGGAAATCTTGAGTCTGAAACCATTTTTTTTGAGTTACTGCGTAAATATAACCCTTGTTTTCTAGCTATGGATTTCGAACAAAATCGCTATGGTTGGCTGAATCCAATTAAAGAAAGAAAATTTGTTTAA
- a CDS encoding DUF896 domain-containing protein, which translates to MLPKEKIARINYLSRKSKNEGLTSKEKEEQQSLRQEYLNVFRSSMTDTLHSVKIIDPKGNDVTPQKLRDSKNNRLH; encoded by the coding sequence ATGTTACCTAAAGAAAAAATCGCAAGAATAAATTATCTATCTAGAAAATCAAAGAATGAAGGATTAACATCCAAGGAAAAAGAAGAACAACAGTCGTTAAGACAAGAATATTTAAATGTATTTAGAAGTTCCATGACTGATACTCTTCATTCAGTTAAAATTATCGATCCAAAAGGAAATGATGTTACACCTCAGAAATTAAGAGACAGTAAAAACAACAGATTGCATTAA